In a single window of the Acinetobacter sp. CS-2 genome:
- a CDS encoding AMP-binding protein, with translation MKTLQQAYQEFNFDDFLAEQLVGTAESVNAYVECCDRYLGLNKTALIWEGKNGESAEWTFEQLAEASGELANYFSSIGLKAGDCIAGLLPRTPELLITILATWRMGAIYQPLFTAFESKAIEHRINTAKTQLIVTNAEQRSKLNGVTVPHILTVHPQDVSSHADADFWTELAQQSESFEPVMQTFADDFLMMFTSGTTGLAKSVQVPLKALLAFKGYMIHAVDLREEDSFWNLADPGWAYGLYYGITGPLSLGHSIIMDERAFSVDNAVQIIKKHKVSNLTGSPTAFRMFFGFKEKFDPSIKEHLRAVSSAGEPLTPEVIHWFNHDLNVNIYDQYGQTELGMVIANHHALEHEKKVGSAGFANPGHRFVVLNQNHEEVERGGIGTLAIDFSQSPLTWFKGYGGNNRKSFVGHYYLTGDTVKLNELGGVDFIGRADDVITTSGYRVGPFDVESTLLECAEVLESAVIGKPDPERTEVVKAFVVLKPQFSASDALSHKLQEYVRSRLSKHAYPKEIEFVEGLPKTTSGKIQRNLLKQQEIANMQGIQKAS, from the coding sequence ATGAAGACACTACAACAAGCATATCAAGAGTTTAATTTTGATGATTTTCTTGCAGAGCAACTGGTCGGTACGGCTGAGTCAGTCAATGCCTATGTTGAATGCTGTGATCGTTATCTCGGTTTAAATAAAACAGCCTTAATCTGGGAAGGCAAAAATGGAGAATCTGCCGAATGGACATTTGAACAGCTGGCAGAAGCTTCAGGAGAACTTGCAAATTATTTTAGCTCAATTGGCTTAAAAGCAGGGGATTGCATTGCCGGTTTATTGCCACGTACGCCTGAATTGCTGATTACCATTTTGGCCACCTGGCGTATGGGCGCAATTTACCAACCATTGTTTACTGCATTTGAATCCAAAGCCATTGAGCACCGGATTAATACAGCCAAAACCCAATTGATTGTGACCAATGCAGAACAACGCTCAAAACTGAACGGTGTCACTGTCCCGCATATTCTTACAGTACATCCACAAGATGTTTCAAGTCATGCAGATGCCGATTTCTGGACAGAACTGGCGCAACAGTCAGAATCTTTTGAACCGGTAATGCAGACTTTTGCAGATGATTTCCTGATGATGTTTACCTCAGGAACCACAGGTTTGGCAAAATCGGTACAGGTTCCTTTAAAGGCGCTGCTGGCATTTAAAGGCTATATGATCCACGCGGTGGATTTGCGTGAAGAAGACTCTTTCTGGAATCTGGCTGATCCGGGTTGGGCTTATGGCTTGTATTACGGCATTACCGGACCTTTAAGTCTGGGGCATAGCATTATTATGGATGAACGTGCCTTTAGTGTAGACAACGCCGTGCAGATCATTAAAAAGCATAAAGTTAGTAACTTGACCGGTTCACCAACGGCATTTCGGATGTTTTTTGGATTCAAGGAAAAATTTGATCCATCCATTAAAGAACATTTACGTGCCGTCAGTAGTGCCGGCGAGCCATTAACTCCGGAAGTTATTCACTGGTTTAATCATGATTTGAATGTCAATATTTATGATCAATATGGCCAGACTGAACTGGGGATGGTGATTGCCAATCATCATGCTTTAGAACATGAAAAGAAAGTTGGTTCTGCAGGTTTTGCCAACCCGGGTCATCGTTTTGTGGTCTTGAATCAAAACCATGAAGAAGTGGAAAGAGGTGGCATTGGTACCTTGGCTATTGATTTTTCGCAATCACCTTTAACCTGGTTTAAAGGTTATGGCGGCAATAACCGTAAATCATTCGTTGGGCATTATTATTTAACCGGTGATACGGTGAAATTAAATGAACTGGGTGGGGTGGATTTTATCGGGCGTGCTGACGATGTCATTACAACGTCAGGCTATCGTGTGGGTCCTTTCGATGTAGAAAGTACTTTACTGGAATGTGCCGAGGTCTTGGAATCTGCAGTTATTGGCAAGCCAGACCCGGAACGTACCGAGGTGGTGAAAGCTTTTGTCGTGCTTAAACCGCAATTTTCGGCTTCGGATGCGTTAAGCCATAAACTTCAGGAATATGTGCGTTCACGTTTATCTAAACATGCCTATCCTAAAGAAATCGAATTTGTCGAAGGTTTACCTAAAACCACGAGTGGTAAAATTCAACGCAATTTACTCAAACAGCAGGAAATTGCCAACATGCAAGGAATTCAAAAAGCCAGTTAA
- a CDS encoding 2-amino-4-hydroxy-6-hydroxymethyldihydropteridine diphosphokinase has protein sequence MNATETIFALALASNCHPQQHFQNAMKQISGLGEVQFSQIYVIPCRDAVGADYWNAACLLKAVMSVDDIIALLKRMEADSGRVRPSHQISLDMDLIAWGQDLQHMQFNPKKLPLALDVKIPMLDIWQSSDFQHENHQFPVVNWTN, from the coding sequence TTGAACGCCACCGAAACGATATTCGCCTTAGCTCTGGCGAGTAATTGTCATCCCCAACAGCATTTTCAAAACGCTATGAAACAAATCTCTGGTTTGGGAGAGGTTCAATTCTCTCAAATTTATGTGATTCCGTGTCGTGATGCGGTGGGGGCGGATTACTGGAATGCGGCGTGTTTGTTAAAAGCTGTAATGTCGGTGGATGATATCATTGCATTATTAAAAAGAATGGAAGCAGATTCTGGTCGGGTACGGCCTTCACATCAAATTTCATTGGATATGGATTTAATTGCCTGGGGACAGGATTTACAGCACATGCAGTTTAATCCTAAAAAGTTGCCATTAGCTCTAGATGTTAAAATACCGATGCTGGATATTTGGCAAAGTAGCGATTTTCAGCATGAAAATCATCAATTTCCAGTGGTCAATTGGACAAATTAA
- a CDS encoding aliphatic sulfonate ABC transporter substrate-binding protein, giving the protein MQNSGFKTKILTAITFGLVSQYSMAALPDTLKLDYAYYAPTSLVVKEQKLLEKALPKTQIKWVFSQGSNRSLEYLNSGSVDFSSTAGLAAVLSRANGSPIKTVYIQSQPEWTALLVAKNSPIKSIKDLKGKKIAATKGTDPFLFTLQALETAGLNKKDVQLVHLQHPDGKTALERGQVDAWAGLDPLMASAQVQSGAKLLYRNVGFNSYSVLSTREQFASQSPEAIEAVIKAYEQARKWAKANPAKLAELLARESKLPIAVAKLQLSRTNFEQNIPTVKHLNALKKSGTILTEEDLVRKGTNVNQVIDQLFDAKYANKVVNK; this is encoded by the coding sequence ATGCAAAATTCTGGTTTCAAAACGAAAATACTCACAGCGATCACATTCGGCTTGGTCAGTCAATATAGCATGGCAGCCCTACCTGATACGCTAAAGCTGGATTATGCCTATTATGCTCCGACCAGTTTGGTGGTGAAGGAACAAAAACTTTTGGAAAAAGCTTTACCTAAAACCCAGATTAAATGGGTGTTTAGTCAAGGGAGTAACCGTTCACTCGAATATTTAAATAGTGGCAGTGTAGATTTTTCCTCAACCGCCGGTTTGGCAGCCGTACTCAGCCGTGCCAATGGCAGTCCGATTAAAACAGTTTACATCCAGAGTCAGCCTGAATGGACCGCCTTATTGGTTGCAAAAAATTCTCCCATTAAAAGCATCAAAGACTTAAAAGGTAAAAAAATTGCCGCCACCAAAGGTACAGACCCGTTCCTATTTACCTTACAGGCACTGGAAACAGCAGGCTTGAATAAAAAGGATGTTCAGCTTGTACACTTGCAACATCCAGATGGTAAAACGGCACTGGAACGTGGACAAGTCGATGCCTGGGCCGGTCTAGATCCGCTAATGGCCTCTGCACAAGTCCAGTCAGGTGCAAAACTGCTGTATCGAAATGTCGGTTTTAATAGTTACAGTGTATTAAGTACCAGGGAGCAATTTGCCAGCCAAAGCCCGGAAGCCATCGAAGCGGTGATTAAAGCTTATGAACAGGCACGTAAATGGGCCAAAGCCAATCCAGCAAAACTGGCCGAATTGCTGGCACGTGAATCGAAATTGCCTATTGCTGTGGCCAAACTGCAACTCAGCCGTACTAATTTTGAGCAAAACATCCCGACTGTAAAACATCTCAATGCATTGAAAAAATCAGGAACCATTTTGACCGAAGAGGATTTAGTTCGTAAAGGAACTAATGTCAATCAGGTGATTGATCAACTGTTTGATGCGAAATATGCAAACAAGGTTGTAAATAAATAA
- a CDS encoding HesA/MoeB/ThiF family protein: MDLELSDEEMHLYSRQILLDGWDIEAQEKLKLANVLIVGCGGIGCTTAELLARAGVGQITLIDADTIEMSNLQRQIAYVEENIGFYKAEILAKRLQHINPHIRVESQTVKLDENNAEALISAQDLVLDGCDNFTTRYLVNQSCKQFNVPLISASAIGFQGQLFMVEGKSACYECLFPKEQHANENLRCADSGVLATTPNVMASLQAHHALLYLGLGKTPLKQKLMLWDGLSMKQRLLAFEKDTDCPICQAR; this comes from the coding sequence ATGGACCTAGAGTTAAGCGATGAAGAAATGCATCTTTACAGTCGGCAAATTTTGCTGGATGGCTGGGACATTGAAGCACAGGAAAAACTGAAACTTGCTAATGTCCTGATTGTCGGTTGTGGTGGAATTGGCTGTACTACAGCTGAACTTCTTGCTCGGGCAGGTGTGGGACAAATTACCTTAATTGATGCTGATACCATTGAAATGAGTAATCTGCAACGGCAAATAGCCTATGTAGAAGAAAATATTGGTTTCTATAAAGCTGAAATACTGGCTAAGCGATTACAGCACATCAATCCGCATATCCGTGTTGAATCTCAAACAGTAAAACTGGACGAGAACAATGCAGAAGCATTAATTTCAGCTCAAGATCTGGTTTTAGATGGTTGTGATAATTTCACTACACGTTATCTCGTCAACCAAAGCTGCAAGCAATTCAATGTACCTTTAATCAGTGCTTCAGCGATTGGTTTTCAGGGACAGCTGTTTATGGTGGAAGGCAAATCGGCCTGTTATGAATGTCTGTTTCCCAAAGAACAGCATGCCAATGAAAACTTGCGCTGTGCAGATTCAGGCGTATTAGCTACGACTCCGAATGTTATGGCGAGTTTGCAGGCGCATCATGCTTTACTCTACTTGGGGTTGGGCAAAACACCACTGAAGCAAAAACTGATGCTCTGGGATGGATTAAGCATGAAACAACGTCTACTGGCTTTCGAAAAAGATACAGATTGTCCAATCTGTCAGGCAAGATAG
- a CDS encoding AraC family transcriptional regulator has protein sequence MNEQNLNYSKGTISISLVHEALLSAQHQRLNTQNILLKSGIPVELLHSSKARVSVSQYAQLWTELADVMNDEFFGMDSHPMRRGSFKLLSQSVMHAETLGKALQQILQFLNLVLDDFISQLSVQENYAYIVIYEQKHTKRMFSYATYLMLIHALMCWLSGQRVLLNQIQLKCDAPLDDQDYKVRFCENIQYNSDENYIQFDANYLNIQIKQDKQSWHQFIRQTPHNLLVRFKNPHAISSQIRKHLMNVPPAEWLELNAIAQRLNISDATMQRRLKSEGVSYQQLKNDIRRDTAIEFLTKTEKTLQQISDELSFHDPSAFHRAFKKWTGVSPGAYRQNKE, from the coding sequence ATGAATGAACAAAACTTAAATTACAGTAAAGGCACGATCTCGATCAGTCTGGTGCATGAAGCACTTTTATCTGCCCAGCATCAGAGATTGAACACTCAAAATATCTTGCTCAAATCCGGTATTCCTGTTGAGCTGCTGCATTCCAGTAAGGCTCGCGTTTCAGTTTCACAATATGCCCAGCTCTGGACCGAACTGGCAGATGTCATGAATGACGAGTTTTTTGGGATGGACAGCCACCCAATGCGGCGCGGCAGTTTTAAACTGTTATCACAATCGGTCATGCATGCCGAAACTCTGGGAAAAGCCCTACAGCAAATTTTGCAGTTTTTAAATCTGGTACTGGATGATTTTATCAGTCAATTATCTGTGCAGGAAAACTATGCCTATATTGTGATTTATGAACAGAAACACACCAAAAGAATGTTCAGCTATGCCACCTATTTAATGCTGATTCATGCTTTGATGTGCTGGTTAAGTGGACAACGGGTCTTACTGAACCAGATTCAGCTCAAATGTGATGCCCCACTGGATGATCAGGACTATAAAGTCCGTTTTTGTGAAAATATTCAATACAATAGCGATGAAAACTATATCCAGTTCGATGCCAATTATTTAAATATTCAGATCAAACAGGACAAACAGTCATGGCATCAGTTTATTAGACAGACACCGCATAACCTGCTGGTGCGCTTTAAAAATCCACATGCCATTAGTTCTCAAATCCGTAAACATTTAATGAATGTTCCACCTGCGGAATGGTTAGAACTGAATGCAATTGCCCAGCGCTTAAATATTTCGGATGCCACCATGCAAAGACGTTTAAAAAGCGAAGGGGTCAGCTATCAACAACTTAAAAATGATATCCGGCGTGATACCGCCATTGAATTTCTGACCAAAACAGAGAAAACTTTGCAACAAATTAGTGATGAACTCAGCTTTCACGATCCGAGTGCATTCCATCGTGCTTTCAAAAAATGGACCGGCGTCAGTCCCGGGGCTTATCGGCAAAATAAGGAGTAA
- the folB gene encoding dihydroneopterin aldolase encodes MDAIIIEGLKVETVVGCFNWERQIMQPLMLDMTIQTSLEQASNSDQLEHTLNYAEICEISAKVIQDAKPELIEHAAKLVLNALFTTFPTVESIMITIRKPAIIAQANSVGIRLERHRNDIRLSSGE; translated from the coding sequence ATGGACGCAATTATCATTGAAGGTTTAAAGGTTGAAACAGTGGTGGGATGTTTCAATTGGGAACGTCAAATCATGCAGCCTTTAATGCTGGATATGACCATCCAGACCAGTCTGGAACAGGCTTCCAATTCGGATCAGCTGGAACATACCCTGAATTATGCTGAAATTTGCGAGATTTCTGCCAAAGTCATTCAGGATGCCAAGCCGGAATTGATTGAACATGCAGCAAAACTTGTGCTAAATGCGCTTTTTACTACCTTTCCCACAGTAGAATCGATTATGATTACCATCCGTAAGCCTGCCATTATCGCGCAAGCAAATTCTGTAGGAATTCGTCTTGAACGCCACCGAAACGATATTCGCCTTAGCTCTGGCGAGTAA
- the prmC gene encoding peptide chain release factor N(5)-glutamine methyltransferase, with protein sequence MNIAQALALRGDAESYERQENAWLLEHITKIDAFDLPLKKTLELTAEQEQAYRNGLARIAAGEPLAYVTGSQPFWTLDLKVTKDTLVPRPDTEVLVETVLKLDLPEDARIVDLGTGTGAIALSLASERPDWSITATDIYAPTLEVAQFNAEKHDLEHVRFVCGSWFKPLGREFFDVIVSNPPYIDADDIHMQDLATEPERALVADKHGLADLEQIIQQGKKHLTVNGWVVLEHGYDQGDAVRHIFTQAGYKQVRTVKDYGGNDRVTLGQWPH encoded by the coding sequence ATGAATATTGCACAGGCTTTGGCCTTACGTGGTGATGCAGAAAGCTATGAACGCCAGGAAAATGCGTGGTTACTTGAGCACATTACCAAAATTGATGCTTTTGATTTGCCATTGAAAAAAACTCTGGAATTAACAGCAGAGCAAGAACAGGCATATCGTAATGGGCTGGCACGTATTGCAGCAGGTGAGCCTCTGGCTTATGTCACAGGGTCACAGCCTTTTTGGACACTGGATTTAAAAGTCACTAAAGACACCTTGGTGCCACGTCCAGATACAGAAGTACTGGTGGAAACGGTACTGAAACTTGATTTGCCTGAAGATGCCCGAATTGTCGATTTAGGCACCGGAACCGGAGCCATTGCCTTATCTCTTGCCAGTGAACGTCCGGATTGGTCTATTACGGCAACCGATATTTATGCACCGACTCTAGAAGTTGCTCAGTTTAATGCTGAAAAGCATGATCTTGAGCATGTGCGTTTTGTTTGTGGTTCCTGGTTTAAACCTCTGGGCCGTGAATTCTTTGATGTCATTGTTTCCAATCCGCCGTATATCGATGCAGATGATATCCATATGCAGGATTTGGCGACTGAACCAGAGCGGGCTTTGGTGGCAGACAAACATGGACTTGCTGACCTTGAGCAAATTATCCAGCAGGGCAAAAAGCATTTAACCGTCAATGGCTGGGTGGTGTTGGAACATGGTTATGATCAGGGGGATGCTGTACGGCATATCTTTACTCAAGCCGGTTATAAGCAAGTGCGTACGGTAAAAGATTATGGTGGTAATGACCGTGTCACTTTGGGGCAATGGCCACATTAA
- a CDS encoding ABC transporter permease — protein sequence MSSSVTTNKAPVQPKVDSIPAPGLLKLLSKLKGLVIPVLALILCEFLVRNGFIAPYLLPAPSSLWQSLLELSTGDLWLHIWTSTWRVFLGFFIGSGLALVFAILVGLNKQAEEFLEPSFSAIKSIPSLAWIPLLLLWLGIDEASKITLIAIGAFFPTYTNTVAAIQGVDRKLIEVAQVYRLKYVQQIKEIVLPAASPGILTGLRNSLSLSWMFMIAAELIAATQGIGYLLSDGRETSRPDIVIIAIILLAILGKMTDSLMKIAENWLLRWRDVVKK from the coding sequence ATGAGTTCGTCTGTAACAACGAATAAGGCACCGGTTCAACCTAAAGTGGATAGCATCCCAGCGCCTGGCTTGCTTAAATTATTAAGCAAGCTGAAGGGGCTGGTCATCCCTGTTCTTGCGTTGATCCTGTGTGAATTTTTGGTTAGAAACGGTTTTATAGCACCCTACCTGCTCCCCGCACCCAGCAGTTTATGGCAATCGTTATTAGAACTGTCTACAGGTGATTTGTGGCTACATATCTGGACCAGTACCTGGCGGGTATTTCTAGGCTTCTTTATTGGTAGCGGACTTGCGCTGGTTTTCGCCATCTTGGTCGGTTTAAACAAGCAAGCTGAAGAATTTTTAGAACCTTCTTTTTCAGCGATTAAGTCGATTCCAAGTCTGGCATGGATTCCCCTGTTACTGCTGTGGTTAGGCATCGATGAAGCATCCAAAATCACCCTGATTGCCATCGGCGCATTTTTCCCGACCTATACCAATACCGTTGCCGCGATTCAGGGCGTAGACCGCAAGCTGATTGAAGTGGCGCAAGTCTACCGTCTGAAATACGTGCAACAGATCAAGGAAATTGTACTTCCGGCAGCATCCCCGGGTATTTTAACCGGTTTACGCAACAGCCTGAGCTTGTCCTGGATGTTTATGATCGCGGCTGAACTGATCGCGGCCACTCAAGGGATTGGTTATTTGCTTAGTGATGGACGGGAAACCTCTCGACCTGACATTGTCATTATTGCGATTATCTTATTGGCCATTTTAGGCAAAATGACGGATAGCTTAATGAAAATTGCTGAAAACTGGCTGTTACGCTGGCGGGATGTAGTCAAAAAATAA
- a CDS encoding 3-hydroxyacyl-CoA dehydrogenase: MKIQGKVFVVTGGASGLGAATATYLVGQGAQVIMVDMNQELGQEMQQRLGEHAVFLKLDVTDEHAVKVFFENIEQQYGQLNGLVNCAGIAPSAKVLGRDGIHDLGLFQKVLNINVSGTFNMIRFAASLMAKYPLQPGEEERGVIVNTASVAAFEGQLGQAAYAASKGAVVSMTLPLARELAREAIRVMTIAPGIMETPMLKAMPQNVQEALGQMVPFPPRLAKPEEFAHLVGHIFENTYLNGEVIRLDGAIRMQPK, from the coding sequence ATGAAAATTCAAGGAAAAGTATTTGTCGTGACAGGCGGTGCATCGGGTTTGGGTGCAGCCACAGCCACTTATCTGGTGGGTCAGGGCGCTCAGGTGATTATGGTGGATATGAACCAGGAGCTGGGTCAGGAAATGCAGCAGCGCTTGGGTGAGCATGCAGTTTTTCTCAAACTGGATGTGACCGATGAGCATGCAGTCAAAGTTTTCTTTGAAAATATTGAACAGCAGTATGGTCAGTTAAATGGTTTGGTGAACTGTGCCGGGATTGCACCGTCTGCCAAAGTGTTGGGTCGTGATGGCATTCATGATCTGGGTCTGTTCCAGAAAGTATTGAATATCAATGTCAGTGGTACTTTTAACATGATCCGTTTTGCGGCAAGTTTGATGGCGAAGTATCCATTGCAGCCAGGTGAAGAAGAGCGTGGTGTGATTGTCAATACTGCTTCAGTGGCTGCATTTGAAGGACAACTTGGGCAAGCGGCTTATGCTGCTTCTAAAGGTGCTGTGGTGTCCATGACTTTACCTCTGGCGCGTGAACTGGCGCGTGAGGCGATTCGGGTGATGACGATTGCACCAGGCATTATGGAAACACCAATGCTGAAAGCCATGCCGCAGAATGTGCAGGAGGCTTTGGGGCAAATGGTGCCGTTTCCACCACGTTTGGCTAAACCGGAAGAGTTTGCACATCTGGTTGGGCATATTTTTGAAAATACCTATTTAAATGGCGAAGTGATTCGTCTGGATGGCGCGATTCGTATGCAGCCTAAATAA
- a CDS encoding ABC1 kinase family protein, with translation MKNNIWLDGLRSVARVGETAVIAAKAGLKYATEKPSNAKLMRETFESLGSTYIKLGQFIASTPSLFPREYVEEFQGCLDQTPSLPFSYVQGVLASEFAGRNLDEIFASIDEKPLASASIAQVHAAKLVTGEDVVIKVQKPGVETILYTDLNVLHWATKILEKAVPKVKFASLADIVEEIKTRMVREVDFIEEAQNLDDFVNYLNITQNQKATAPKVYHQYSTRRVLTMQRLYGVPLTDFDVVKKVAKDPSQVLITAMNTWFGSLMMCNSFHADLHAGNLMLLEDGRVGFIDFGIVGQLKPEVWTACIAFMDALQKTDYTLMAENMLKMGMTDKKIDTQVLAADLERLFSGVLLADPQELLTSNPADLNDIMMDMVGVGERHGIRFPRDFALLFKQMLYFDRFMRILAPYTDIYADQRLQMVQTLDPNVLLKN, from the coding sequence ATGAAAAACAATATCTGGTTAGATGGCCTGCGTTCAGTTGCCCGTGTTGGGGAAACGGCTGTCATTGCAGCAAAAGCGGGCTTAAAATACGCCACAGAAAAACCAAGTAACGCCAAGCTGATGCGTGAAACTTTTGAATCTTTAGGTTCAACCTATATCAAGCTGGGACAGTTTATTGCCAGCACACCTTCCTTGTTTCCACGTGAATATGTGGAAGAATTTCAGGGCTGTTTAGATCAGACCCCATCTTTGCCTTTTAGTTATGTACAAGGCGTATTGGCATCAGAATTTGCGGGTCGAAATTTAGATGAAATCTTTGCTTCTATTGATGAAAAGCCTTTAGCCTCGGCTTCTATTGCACAGGTTCACGCAGCCAAACTGGTGACTGGTGAAGATGTGGTGATTAAAGTGCAAAAACCGGGTGTGGAAACCATTCTGTATACCGACTTGAATGTCTTGCACTGGGCCACCAAGATTTTGGAAAAAGCCGTACCGAAAGTGAAATTTGCATCACTTGCCGATATTGTCGAGGAAATTAAAACTCGGATGGTACGCGAAGTCGACTTTATTGAAGAAGCGCAAAATCTGGATGATTTTGTTAATTATCTGAATATAACGCAAAACCAGAAAGCTACTGCACCAAAAGTTTATCATCAATACTCAACCCGCCGTGTACTGACCATGCAGCGCTTATATGGCGTGCCATTGACCGATTTTGATGTGGTAAAAAAGGTGGCTAAAGACCCATCTCAGGTGCTCATTACCGCCATGAATACCTGGTTTGGCAGCTTGATGATGTGTAACAGCTTCCATGCAGACTTGCATGCCGGAAACCTGATGTTGCTTGAAGATGGCCGGGTCGGTTTTATTGATTTTGGTATTGTGGGTCAGTTGAAGCCTGAAGTCTGGACAGCTTGTATCGCCTTCATGGATGCGCTGCAAAAAACCGATTACACCTTAATGGCTGAAAACATGCTGAAAATGGGCATGACGGACAAGAAAATTGATACTCAAGTTTTGGCGGCTGACTTAGAACGTCTGTTCAGTGGTGTTCTTTTGGCTGATCCTCAGGAGTTACTCACTTCTAATCCGGCAGATTTAAATGACATCATGATGGATATGGTGGGAGTAGGTGAGCGTCATGGCATTCGCTTCCCGCGTGACTTTGCCTTGCTGTTCAAGCAAATGCTTTATTTCGATCGCTTTATGCGCATCCTCGCGCCATATACCGATATTTATGCAGACCAAAGACTGCAAATGGTGCAAACTCTTGATCCAAATGTGTTGTTAAAAAACTAA
- a CDS encoding acyl-CoA dehydrogenase: MILNDEQKMVQDMLRDYSQNKLKPTAAERDKTAQFPAQELKELGELGALGMTVSEQWGGAGLDYVSLVLALEEIAAGDGAISTIVSVQNSLPCGITQRYGTEAQKQKYLTKLATGEWLGCFCLTEPQAGSDAGALECKAERDGDEWVLNGTKQFITTGKHAQVAIVFAVTDKAAGKKGISCFLVPTDTEGYIVSRLEEKMGQHCSDTATIIFENCRIPAENLLGKEGEGYKIALSNLESGRIGIAAQSVGMARAALDAAVEYANQRKAFGVEIVQHQAIAFRLADMATQIEAARQLIFHAATLKDAGLPCLKEASMAKLFASTMAERVCSDAIQIHGGYGYVSDFPVERIYRDVRVSQIYEGASDIQRLVIAREVTKI, translated from the coding sequence ATGATTTTAAATGACGAACAAAAGATGGTTCAGGACATGTTGCGCGATTATTCGCAAAACAAGTTAAAACCTACTGCCGCAGAACGTGATAAAACTGCGCAATTTCCTGCACAAGAACTGAAAGAACTCGGTGAGCTGGGTGCTTTGGGCATGACCGTATCCGAACAATGGGGCGGTGCTGGTTTGGACTATGTTTCGCTGGTGCTTGCTTTGGAGGAAATTGCTGCAGGTGATGGCGCGATTTCAACCATTGTCAGTGTGCAAAACTCTTTGCCGTGTGGCATTACCCAGCGTTACGGTACGGAAGCACAGAAACAGAAATATCTTACCAAACTGGCTACAGGTGAATGGCTTGGATGTTTCTGTCTTACCGAACCGCAAGCCGGTTCCGATGCCGGTGCACTGGAATGTAAGGCAGAACGTGATGGAGATGAATGGGTATTGAATGGCACCAAACAGTTTATTACCACAGGCAAACATGCCCAAGTGGCGATTGTATTTGCCGTGACCGATAAAGCCGCAGGGAAAAAAGGCATCTCCTGTTTCCTCGTTCCAACAGACACGGAAGGCTATATTGTTTCGCGTCTGGAAGAAAAAATGGGACAGCATTGTTCCGATACCGCCACCATCATTTTTGAAAATTGCCGGATTCCTGCTGAAAACTTACTTGGCAAGGAAGGAGAAGGCTACAAGATCGCTTTATCCAATCTGGAGTCCGGCCGAATTGGGATTGCCGCACAATCCGTCGGCATGGCGCGTGCTGCACTTGATGCTGCTGTGGAATATGCCAATCAGCGCAAAGCATTTGGGGTAGAAATTGTACAGCATCAGGCCATTGCATTCCGTCTGGCAGATATGGCCACGCAGATTGAAGCGGCACGCCAACTGATTTTCCATGCAGCAACCTTAAAAGATGCAGGGCTACCATGTTTGAAAGAAGCTTCTATGGCCAAGCTGTTTGCATCCACCATGGCGGAGCGGGTGTGTTCCGATGCCATTCAGATTCACGGCGGTTATGGCTATGTCTCGGATTTCCCGGTAGAGCGCATTTACCGTGATGTACGGGTCAGCCAGATTTATGAAGGAGCTTCGGATATCCAGCGTCTGGTTATTGCACGCGAGGTGACTAAAATCTAA